One Paraburkholderia caffeinilytica DNA segment encodes these proteins:
- a CDS encoding ABC transporter permease has product MNSSVIGKFAENGVNFLFQHFRGGFDAFSASLGAVIKLLQDGLAAIPFVAMLVILVAFALWRRGIVFSVFVGLALLAIQYMGLWAQTVSTLALVIAATFFSLVVGVPLGIWGARNKRVEMILRSLLDFMQTMPAFVYLIPAVILFGLGRVPAVIATIVFAMPPVVRLTTLGIRQVREELLEAGRAFGSTDMQLLWKIQLPNALPSIMAGVNQTIMMALSMVVVASMIGAGGLGEYVLSGIQRLDIGIGFEGGLGVVLLAIVLDRLTESFGVKAKKAKKAKRVTPGVTPGAGTAKAGTNAAART; this is encoded by the coding sequence ATGAACTCGTCAGTCATCGGGAAATTTGCAGAAAACGGCGTCAATTTTCTCTTTCAGCATTTCCGGGGCGGCTTCGACGCTTTCTCCGCCTCACTGGGTGCGGTAATCAAGCTGCTGCAGGACGGACTGGCTGCGATTCCGTTTGTTGCGATGCTCGTGATCCTCGTGGCATTTGCGTTGTGGCGGCGCGGTATCGTGTTTTCGGTCTTCGTCGGCCTGGCACTGCTCGCCATTCAATACATGGGTCTGTGGGCCCAAACGGTTTCGACTCTGGCACTCGTTATCGCCGCGACCTTCTTTAGCCTGGTGGTAGGTGTGCCGCTCGGCATCTGGGGCGCTCGCAACAAACGGGTGGAAATGATTCTGCGCTCGCTGCTCGATTTCATGCAGACGATGCCCGCCTTCGTCTATCTGATCCCGGCGGTCATTCTGTTCGGCTTGGGACGCGTCCCGGCGGTGATTGCCACCATCGTGTTTGCCATGCCGCCGGTCGTACGCCTCACGACTCTGGGTATCCGGCAGGTGCGCGAGGAATTGCTGGAAGCGGGCCGCGCCTTCGGCAGTACGGACATGCAGCTTCTCTGGAAAATCCAGCTGCCGAATGCGCTGCCTTCAATCATGGCCGGTGTGAATCAGACCATCATGATGGCGCTTTCGATGGTCGTGGTGGCGTCGATGATCGGCGCCGGCGGACTGGGCGAGTATGTGCTGAGCGGCATTCAGCGTCTCGACATCGGAATCGGCTTCGAAGGGGGACTCGGCGTCGTGTTGCTTGCCATCGTGCTCGACCGCTTGACGGAGAGTTTTGGCGTGAAGGCGAAGAAGGCAAAGAAGGCCAAACGCGTCACGCCCGGAGTCACACCCGGCGCGGGAACGGCAAAGGCCGGCACAAACGCCGCGGCGCGAACCTGA
- a CDS encoding LysR substrate-binding domain-containing protein, whose amino-acid sequence MQQKHLFADRLLAQMPSLRALRCFVTAARYESFTQAAEVLCVTQAAISRQIKELEDSLDVALFERTGRHIALTDAGRILYNASYLSIMNIAEAAEAVRRSDKRALTICVSHTFSALWLSFRLPAFRKRFPDIRLVVMVTEHFMELDELMQPDVIITKNPPREPEYEVEPLFHDVVYPVCSRPFFEQHFRGQSLKPLDLLSQPTLNLSLLGRAQVCEHVDWRVWRNWFQQGDGSDRISENEHFESNDYRLLVAQAEAGEGTLLGWHHLVHRQIEQGRLIRPVQDALEFHDRHHYLITHKNAKLRAEYLQFREWLGEEVGAMMREWRGVEAAETTR is encoded by the coding sequence ATGCAACAGAAGCATTTATTCGCTGACAGACTCCTCGCCCAGATGCCGTCGCTACGGGCGCTGCGATGCTTCGTCACCGCGGCGCGCTACGAAAGCTTCACGCAGGCGGCGGAAGTGCTTTGCGTCACGCAGGCCGCAATCAGCAGGCAAATCAAGGAACTCGAAGATTCACTCGATGTGGCCCTGTTTGAGCGAACCGGGCGGCATATTGCGCTCACCGACGCGGGCCGCATTCTCTACAACGCGTCGTATCTGTCGATCATGAATATCGCGGAAGCGGCCGAGGCGGTGCGCCGCTCCGACAAGCGCGCGCTGACCATTTGCGTCTCGCATACGTTCTCGGCGCTGTGGCTGTCGTTCAGGCTGCCCGCATTCCGCAAAAGGTTCCCGGATATCAGATTGGTCGTGATGGTGACCGAGCATTTCATGGAGCTGGACGAGCTCATGCAACCTGACGTCATCATCACCAAGAATCCGCCGCGCGAACCGGAGTATGAAGTCGAGCCGCTCTTCCACGACGTGGTGTATCCCGTCTGCAGCCGGCCGTTCTTCGAGCAACATTTTCGCGGGCAGTCGCTGAAGCCGCTCGACCTGCTGTCGCAGCCCACGTTGAACCTCTCGCTGCTGGGACGGGCCCAGGTGTGTGAACATGTCGACTGGCGCGTGTGGCGAAACTGGTTTCAGCAAGGCGATGGCTCCGACAGGATCAGCGAAAACGAACACTTCGAGAGCAACGACTATCGACTCCTCGTCGCTCAGGCCGAAGCGGGCGAAGGCACCCTGCTCGGCTGGCATCATCTTGTCCATCGCCAGATCGAACAGGGCCGCCTGATCCGGCCGGTGCAGGACGCGCTCGAGTTCCACGACCGTCATCACTACCTGATCACGCACAAGAACGCGAAGCTTCGAGCGGAGTATCTGCAGTTCCGTGAATGGCTGGGTGAGGAAGTCGGCGCGATGATGCGCGAATGGCGAGGCGTCGAAGCGGCGGAAACCACCAGGTAG
- a CDS encoding dihydrodipicolinate synthase family protein, translated as MSFEGVHTPLVTPFKPDGEIDHDLLGRHAANLAGRVSGLGVGGTTGEYYALSFEERVQTFNTVAEAAGGKTYLTAGINATTTKEVIRLGQEAKRAGLSALLLAAPYYAQPTQEELLNHMLTVDDSLDMPIMLYNFPARTGTGIGDDVLATLLERPNFIAMKESTGDISHLHHLATHFRDKLVLSCGMDDQALEFFVWGARSWVAGASNFLPEAHTALLDACVRQGDFATGRKLMAQLLPVLELLERSGKFIQYVRYGCELAGMPVGVARAPLGTLTDDERSAFGQLVQPMLRSAQ; from the coding sequence ATGAGCTTCGAGGGAGTACACACACCCCTGGTCACGCCGTTCAAGCCGGACGGAGAAATCGACCATGATCTTCTCGGCAGGCATGCCGCCAATCTTGCCGGCCGCGTGTCGGGCCTTGGGGTCGGCGGAACGACAGGCGAGTACTATGCGCTGAGTTTCGAAGAACGGGTTCAGACGTTCAACACCGTTGCCGAGGCGGCGGGCGGCAAGACGTATCTGACTGCCGGCATCAATGCGACCACGACGAAAGAGGTCATCCGTCTGGGTCAGGAAGCGAAGCGCGCCGGTCTGTCCGCATTGCTGCTCGCCGCTCCGTATTACGCCCAGCCGACCCAGGAAGAGCTGCTGAACCACATGCTGACGGTGGACGACAGCCTCGACATGCCCATCATGCTGTACAACTTCCCGGCTCGCACCGGCACGGGTATCGGCGACGACGTGCTGGCCACGCTGCTCGAGCGGCCGAACTTCATCGCGATGAAGGAAAGCACCGGCGACATTTCGCATCTGCATCATCTGGCCACGCATTTCCGTGACAAGCTGGTACTGAGCTGCGGCATGGACGACCAGGCGCTCGAGTTCTTCGTATGGGGCGCAAGGAGCTGGGTCGCCGGTGCGTCCAACTTCCTGCCCGAAGCGCACACCGCGCTCCTCGACGCATGCGTCAGGCAAGGCGACTTCGCGACGGGCCGCAAGCTGATGGCGCAACTGCTGCCGGTACTCGAACTGCTGGAGCGCAGCGGGAAATTCATCCAGTACGTTCGCTACGGATGCGAGCTGGCCGGCATGCCGGTCGGTGTTGCCCGCGCGCCGCTCGGCACGCTCACCGACGACGAGCGCAGCGCGTTTGGCCAGCTTGTTCAACCTATGTTGCGCAGCGCGCAGTAA
- a CDS encoding quaternary amine ABC transporter ATP-binding protein encodes MNPNLTFAPGDMLSPGTMEAEDVAAAVEPVAVSGTGILTVKNLSKIFGPKPERAAELIKQGLGRNEIFEQTGNMVAVNDVSLSVKAGEIFVVMGLSGSGKSTLVRLLNRLIEPTSGQVILEGRDIAPMSTLELRDVRRRKMAMVFQSFALLPNRTVLDNIAYGLEVAGIKKAQRYEIARTALTRVGLGSYEKLLPSELSGGMQQRVGLARALAVNPAVLLMDEAFSALDPLIRFEMQSELLRLQKEEQRTIVFISHDIEEAIKIGGRIGIMKDGCLIQVGTPAELIQSPADAYVRDFFRNVDVSRFLKASSLMTKIERGLISCDVGTSSERYLNPLIDSGVECGYVCDESGRYQGCVTPASLHKSGTRPVRDALLPDVNAVSLDADLHQLAAVALSQDHDVPVTDTAGKLAGVVSCRTILKQVMERRAA; translated from the coding sequence ATGAACCCTAACCTGACATTTGCGCCGGGAGATATGTTGAGCCCGGGCACAATGGAAGCGGAAGACGTTGCAGCGGCAGTCGAACCTGTCGCGGTTTCCGGGACCGGCATTCTTACGGTTAAAAACCTGTCGAAAATCTTCGGGCCGAAGCCCGAGCGTGCCGCCGAGCTGATAAAGCAAGGTCTTGGCCGCAACGAGATTTTCGAGCAGACCGGCAACATGGTGGCGGTCAACGACGTCAGCCTCAGCGTCAAGGCGGGCGAGATCTTTGTTGTCATGGGTCTCTCGGGTTCCGGCAAGTCAACGCTGGTTCGATTGCTCAACCGGCTGATCGAGCCGACGTCCGGCCAGGTCATTCTCGAAGGCCGCGACATTGCGCCCATGTCCACGCTGGAATTGCGTGACGTGCGCCGCAGGAAGATGGCGATGGTGTTTCAGTCATTCGCGCTTCTGCCGAACCGTACGGTCCTGGACAACATCGCGTACGGACTCGAAGTTGCCGGCATCAAGAAGGCGCAGCGTTACGAAATCGCGCGTACCGCGCTCACGCGAGTCGGTCTCGGCTCGTACGAAAAGCTGCTGCCCAGCGAGCTATCCGGCGGCATGCAGCAGCGAGTGGGCCTCGCACGTGCGCTCGCCGTCAATCCCGCAGTCCTCCTGATGGACGAAGCGTTCTCGGCGCTGGACCCGCTGATCCGCTTCGAAATGCAGAGCGAGCTTCTGCGGCTTCAGAAAGAAGAGCAGCGGACAATCGTCTTCATTTCGCACGACATCGAAGAAGCCATCAAGATTGGCGGCCGGATCGGCATCATGAAGGATGGCTGCCTGATCCAGGTCGGCACGCCTGCTGAACTCATCCAGTCGCCCGCGGACGCGTACGTGCGGGACTTCTTCCGCAACGTCGATGTTTCCCGGTTCCTCAAGGCATCCAGCCTGATGACAAAGATCGAGCGGGGTCTCATTTCCTGCGACGTCGGCACATCGTCGGAACGTTACCTCAATCCGCTCATCGATAGCGGTGTCGAATGCGGCTATGTCTGCGACGAATCGGGCCGATATCAGGGCTGCGTCACGCCAGCTTCCCTGCATAAGTCCGGTACGCGCCCCGTGCGCGACGCCCTGCTCCCAGACGTGAATGCGGTTTCGCTGGACGCGGACCTGCATCAACTGGCCGCTGTTGCGTTGAGCCAGGATCACGACGTGCCCGTTACCGACACGGCAGGCAAGCTCGCAGGCGTGGTGTCCTGCCGGACGATACTCAAGCAGGTTATGGAACGGAGAGCAGCATGA
- a CDS encoding aldehyde dehydrogenase — protein sequence MTTYQEWQQKAETLSLDGRAFIAGQRCPAASNETFQTLNPSTGKVLADIAKCDTKDVERAVAAAREAFESGVWSKAAPAQRKSVLLRLAQLIEENAEELALLEALEAGKPISECMGLDIPESAACIRWHAEVTDKRYDALSPSGASVVSMITREPIGVVGAVLPWNFPALMLAWKIGPALSVGNSVIVKPAEQTSLSTLRIADLATQAGVPAGVLSVVTGFGESTGQALGRHADVDLVAFTGSTETGKRFLHYSADTNLKRVVLECGGKNPQVVLPDVANLDAVAEQAVAAAFWNMGENCSAGSRILVPSTSKAELLDKVLAVLQGWKTGDPLDPDVKLGSLIEEKHYQKVLAHIEKAKAEGARLVCGGKATRTETGGWFVEPTIFDNVTPQMSIAREEVFGPVVCFIEYADVDEAVRIANDTCYGLAASLWTDNVNNAHKIAARIRAGTVTVNCFGEGDLSTPFGGFKQSGFGGRDKSVYAHDQYCELKTTWLKLD from the coding sequence ATGACGACTTATCAGGAATGGCAGCAGAAAGCTGAAACCCTCTCACTCGACGGAAGAGCGTTTATCGCGGGGCAAAGGTGTCCGGCTGCGTCGAACGAGACGTTCCAGACACTCAATCCTTCGACGGGAAAAGTACTCGCCGATATCGCAAAGTGCGATACGAAAGACGTCGAGCGCGCGGTTGCGGCGGCGAGAGAGGCGTTCGAGTCCGGCGTGTGGTCGAAGGCAGCGCCGGCGCAGCGCAAGTCGGTGCTTCTGCGGCTCGCGCAACTGATCGAGGAAAACGCCGAGGAACTGGCGCTTCTCGAAGCACTCGAGGCGGGCAAGCCAATCAGCGAATGCATGGGACTGGATATCCCCGAATCCGCCGCCTGTATCCGCTGGCACGCGGAAGTGACCGACAAGCGGTACGACGCACTGTCGCCGTCGGGTGCAAGCGTCGTGAGCATGATTACGCGCGAGCCGATCGGCGTCGTGGGTGCGGTGTTGCCGTGGAACTTCCCCGCGCTCATGCTGGCCTGGAAAATCGGCCCTGCGCTGTCGGTGGGCAACAGCGTCATTGTGAAACCCGCCGAGCAGACCTCGCTTTCGACACTGCGCATCGCCGACCTCGCAACGCAGGCCGGCGTGCCCGCGGGCGTCCTCAGCGTCGTAACCGGATTTGGCGAAAGCACGGGCCAGGCCCTGGGCCGCCATGCGGATGTCGACCTGGTTGCTTTCACGGGCTCCACGGAAACCGGCAAGCGCTTCCTGCATTACTCGGCGGACACGAACCTGAAGCGCGTCGTGCTGGAGTGCGGCGGCAAGAATCCTCAAGTGGTTCTGCCCGACGTCGCGAACCTGGACGCCGTCGCGGAGCAGGCAGTCGCCGCCGCCTTCTGGAACATGGGCGAGAACTGCAGCGCGGGCTCGCGTATTCTGGTTCCTTCGACTAGCAAAGCCGAGTTGCTCGACAAGGTCCTCGCCGTTCTGCAAGGATGGAAAACGGGCGACCCGCTCGACCCCGACGTCAAGCTCGGTTCTCTGATTGAAGAGAAGCACTATCAAAAAGTACTCGCCCACATCGAGAAAGCGAAGGCGGAAGGCGCGCGCCTCGTGTGCGGCGGCAAAGCCACGCGCACTGAAACCGGCGGATGGTTTGTCGAGCCGACCATCTTCGACAACGTCACACCGCAGATGAGCATCGCCCGCGAGGAAGTTTTCGGCCCGGTCGTCTGCTTCATCGAATACGCCGATGTCGACGAGGCTGTGCGGATCGCCAACGACACCTGCTATGGACTCGCTGCATCGCTATGGACCGACAACGTCAACAACGCTCACAAGATAGCCGCCCGGATCAGGGCGGGTACGGTCACGGTGAACTGTTTTGGCGAGGGCGACCTGTCGACTCCTTTCGGTGGATTCAAGCAATCGGGCTTTGGCGGCCGCGATAAATCGGTCTACGCGCACGACCAGTATTGCGAGCTGAAGACCACCTGGCTGAAACTGGACTGA
- the glyA gene encoding serine hydroxymethyltransferase, translating to MNENSRFFAETLQSRDPVIASEIALELRRQQTQIELIASENIVSAAVMEAQGTVLTNKYAEGYPSKRYYGGCEHVDRIEALAIDRVKALFDAEYANVQPHSGAQANGAVMLALVKPGDTVMGMSLDAGGHLTHGARPALSGKWFNAVQYGVSPGTYRIDYEQVRRLAEEHRPKLIIAGYSAYPRALDFAAFREIADSVGALLMVDMAHIAGIVAAGRHENPVRFADVVTSTTHKTLRGPRGGFILTNNGDLAKKINSAVFPGLQGGPLMHVIAGKAVAFGEALRPEFTTYIDQVLRNAQTLGNVLTSGGLSLVTGGTDNHLLLVDLRGKRLTGTQAEKALERAGITCNKNGIPFDTESPTVTSGIRLGTPAGTTRGFGTDQFEQVGQMILEVLSALEQEPNGDDQVERAVRSRVKDLCSQFPIYSHAEALV from the coding sequence GTGAACGAGAACTCACGCTTTTTTGCTGAAACTCTCCAGAGCCGTGACCCCGTCATCGCATCAGAGATTGCGTTGGAGTTGCGTCGCCAGCAAACCCAGATTGAACTGATCGCCTCCGAGAACATTGTCTCGGCCGCGGTGATGGAAGCGCAAGGCACCGTCCTCACCAACAAATACGCGGAAGGATATCCGTCAAAACGGTACTACGGCGGCTGTGAGCATGTGGACAGGATTGAGGCGCTGGCCATCGACCGCGTGAAAGCGCTGTTCGATGCCGAATACGCGAACGTGCAACCTCATTCGGGTGCCCAGGCCAACGGCGCGGTGATGCTCGCGCTGGTCAAACCGGGCGACACGGTGATGGGCATGTCGCTCGATGCCGGCGGACATCTGACGCATGGCGCGCGTCCCGCGCTTTCCGGCAAATGGTTCAACGCGGTCCAGTACGGCGTGAGTCCCGGAACGTACCGCATCGACTACGAGCAGGTGCGCCGGCTTGCCGAAGAGCATCGCCCCAAACTCATCATCGCGGGCTATTCGGCCTATCCGCGCGCGCTGGACTTTGCCGCGTTCCGCGAAATCGCCGATAGCGTGGGCGCATTGTTGATGGTCGACATGGCGCACATTGCCGGGATCGTCGCAGCGGGCAGACACGAAAACCCCGTTCGATTTGCGGACGTGGTGACGTCCACAACGCACAAGACACTTCGCGGACCGCGCGGCGGCTTCATCCTCACCAACAACGGCGACCTGGCCAAAAAGATCAACTCGGCCGTATTCCCCGGCCTGCAGGGCGGTCCGCTCATGCACGTCATCGCCGGCAAGGCGGTCGCCTTCGGTGAAGCGCTTCGTCCGGAATTCACGACGTATATCGACCAGGTGCTGCGTAACGCCCAGACGCTCGGCAACGTCCTGACGTCGGGCGGCCTGAGCCTCGTCACCGGCGGGACCGACAACCATCTGTTGCTGGTCGATTTGCGCGGCAAGCGGCTCACCGGCACGCAGGCTGAAAAGGCCCTGGAGCGTGCGGGCATCACCTGCAACAAGAACGGCATTCCATTCGATACGGAGAGCCCGACAGTCACCTCGGGAATCCGCCTCGGCACGCCCGCCGGAACAACGCGAGGCTTCGGCACCGACCAGTTCGAGCAGGTCGGCCAGATGATTCTGGAGGTCCTGTCGGCGCTCGAACAGGAGCCCAATGGCGATGACCAGGTCGAACGCGCGGTCCGCAGCCGCGTAAAAGATTTGTGCAGCCAGTTTCCGATTTACTCGCATGCTGAGGCACTCGTGTAA
- a CDS encoding glycine betaine ABC transporter substrate-binding protein has translation MDSNVLKSLVAKLAVSAVVTMVAGVGSAVAAEPVKMAVTNWADVLAVANVAKYALETSLKQPVQFVQADIGIQYQGVARGDLDIMVGGWLPVTHATYYAKYKNDMDDVSVIYTGGKNGWAVPAYIPESQLSSISDLEKPDVKSKLNGTVQGIEPGGGLMQASEKTIKAYDLNGYNLQSSSEAGMLAGVQRAYQSKQWIVATVWSPHWLFQKWQMRYLKDPKGTLGGEEQVHAFASKQFAAKFPQADVFFKHFKLTLADVEAIEFEGNATNDYATAAKKFVDAHPEKLKAWLQQ, from the coding sequence ATGGACAGCAATGTGTTGAAGTCGCTTGTTGCGAAACTGGCGGTGTCGGCGGTCGTTACCATGGTTGCCGGTGTGGGGTCGGCGGTCGCGGCTGAACCTGTCAAGATGGCGGTCACCAACTGGGCCGACGTTCTGGCCGTGGCCAATGTGGCCAAATACGCTCTGGAGACGAGCCTCAAGCAGCCGGTGCAGTTTGTTCAGGCCGACATCGGCATCCAGTACCAGGGCGTGGCCCGCGGCGACCTCGACATCATGGTGGGCGGCTGGCTGCCGGTGACTCACGCAACGTACTACGCGAAGTACAAGAACGATATGGACGACGTCAGCGTCATCTATACCGGCGGCAAGAACGGTTGGGCTGTGCCGGCGTACATTCCCGAGTCCCAGCTCTCGTCGATTTCCGATCTGGAGAAGCCTGATGTCAAGAGCAAGCTGAACGGCACCGTCCAGGGTATCGAGCCCGGCGGCGGTCTGATGCAGGCGTCCGAAAAGACCATCAAGGCATACGACCTGAACGGCTACAACCTGCAATCGTCGAGCGAAGCCGGCATGCTCGCAGGCGTGCAGCGCGCTTATCAGTCGAAGCAATGGATCGTGGCCACGGTCTGGAGCCCGCATTGGCTTTTCCAGAAGTGGCAGATGCGTTATCTCAAGGATCCCAAGGGCACGCTGGGCGGCGAGGAGCAGGTTCACGCCTTCGCATCCAAACAGTTCGCCGCCAAGTTTCCGCAAGCGGACGTTTTCTTCAAGCATTTCAAGCTGACGCTCGCTGACGTCGAGGCCATCGAGTTCGAGGGCAACGCCACGAACGACTATGCGACCGCAGCGAAGAAATTCGTCGACGCGCATCCGGAAAAATTGAAGGCCTGGCTGCAGCAATAA
- a CDS encoding pyrroline-5-carboxylate reductase gives MRLGFIGTGTITQAVVTGLLKFDFPFDRISLSPRNADTAAALAALDKRVQVCESNQEVLEASDVVCLAVVPQIAADVLSELHFDARHHVISFIAGMSIDEVRRLIRAHSKVVRAIPLPAVAEGNGSTAICPADRVATSLFSALGQAVEVDDEARFDALSAVTATMASFYAVLEAQASWLVRQGLDYDAARAFLSGYAVGLAHDTTRSGKSFAGLIEHCMTPGGINEQVHNELTKRGTYAHFADALDRVLARIQGHV, from the coding sequence ATGCGACTTGGATTCATCGGGACCGGCACCATCACGCAGGCAGTCGTCACCGGATTGCTTAAGTTCGACTTTCCGTTTGACCGCATTTCGCTGTCGCCCCGCAACGCGGACACTGCTGCGGCGCTTGCCGCGCTCGATAAGCGAGTGCAGGTATGCGAAAGCAATCAGGAAGTGCTCGAGGCGTCCGACGTTGTCTGTCTTGCAGTCGTGCCGCAAATCGCTGCCGACGTATTGAGCGAACTGCATTTCGATGCGCGCCATCACGTCATCAGCTTCATCGCGGGAATGTCAATCGACGAAGTGCGCAGGCTTATCCGCGCGCACAGCAAGGTCGTTCGCGCGATACCGTTGCCGGCCGTGGCCGAGGGCAACGGAAGCACGGCTATCTGTCCCGCGGATCGCGTGGCGACATCCTTGTTCTCGGCGCTGGGGCAAGCGGTCGAAGTCGACGACGAGGCCAGATTCGACGCACTGTCGGCCGTCACGGCGACGATGGCGAGCTTCTATGCGGTGCTGGAAGCCCAGGCGTCATGGCTGGTCCGCCAAGGGCTGGATTACGATGCCGCTCGCGCATTTCTGTCGGGTTACGCTGTGGGTCTCGCACACGATACGACCCGAAGCGGGAAGTCGTTTGCGGGGCTGATCGAGCACTGCATGACGCCGGGCGGCATCAACGAACAGGTTCACAACGAACTCACGAAACGCGGTACGTATGCACATTTCGCCGACGCTCTGGACCGGGTGTTGGCGAGGATTCAAGGTCACGTATAG
- a CDS encoding NAD(P)/FAD-dependent oxidoreductase: protein MTSKLEFARFPAPDGVNGWWESLPPPSPANTVSSGHRYDWVVVGGGITGLCAARRLAELAPDATIALVEADRIGRTTAGRNSGFFVDLPHDISSESYSRSVEADKADVRFQRHGIDYVRSAVKRYSIDCDWRDDGKFHASVNRKGHAALTHFAEGLARIGEGFEWLDEAAIARVTGTDFYQGALFTPGCSTVQPAALMRGLAATLPENVKIFELSAVKGIEDLRQGKVLSFDGGKIVAKRVILCTNAYAATFGGHPNGLLPVYTFASMTRVMNPEEVARLGGTPSWALIPADPMGSTVRRLMTDRICVRNHFAFRPSLELSQADLAKAKSMHQRSFDRRFPMLKDVELEYTWGGPLCLSANNGALFGRRDDGVFQAIGCNGLGLSRGSASGKLIAEYALGQSDELIRQLLNQPHPRSLPVRPIADVAVSAAIWMKEFSAGAEL from the coding sequence ATGACCTCGAAACTGGAATTCGCGCGGTTCCCGGCGCCAGACGGCGTGAACGGCTGGTGGGAAAGTCTGCCGCCGCCCTCGCCTGCCAATACGGTGTCTTCCGGGCATCGATATGACTGGGTCGTTGTGGGCGGAGGTATTACGGGGCTGTGTGCCGCGCGGCGTCTGGCGGAGCTTGCGCCTGACGCCACGATCGCACTGGTCGAAGCGGACCGTATCGGGCGCACCACGGCGGGACGAAATTCCGGATTTTTCGTCGATTTACCCCACGACATAAGCAGTGAAAGCTACTCGCGCAGTGTGGAAGCCGACAAGGCCGATGTTCGGTTTCAACGCCACGGTATCGACTATGTGCGCTCGGCGGTCAAGCGGTACAGCATCGATTGCGACTGGCGGGACGACGGCAAGTTTCACGCTTCGGTGAACAGAAAGGGGCACGCCGCACTGACCCACTTTGCGGAAGGACTCGCTCGCATCGGCGAAGGCTTCGAGTGGCTGGACGAGGCGGCCATTGCGAGGGTGACCGGAACGGATTTCTATCAGGGTGCGCTATTTACGCCGGGTTGCAGCACGGTTCAACCCGCGGCGCTGATGCGTGGTCTCGCGGCGACGTTGCCGGAGAATGTGAAGATCTTCGAACTGAGCGCGGTAAAGGGAATTGAGGATCTGCGTCAGGGGAAGGTCCTGAGCTTCGACGGCGGCAAGATCGTGGCGAAGCGCGTGATTCTATGCACCAACGCGTATGCGGCGACCTTCGGCGGGCATCCGAACGGTCTGCTGCCCGTCTATACGTTCGCCTCCATGACGCGGGTCATGAACCCGGAGGAAGTCGCGAGGCTCGGCGGTACGCCGTCGTGGGCACTGATTCCCGCCGACCCCATGGGCTCGACCGTCCGCCGTCTGATGACGGACCGCATCTGCGTTCGCAACCACTTCGCCTTTCGACCCAGCCTCGAACTTTCGCAAGCCGATCTCGCGAAGGCGAAGAGCATGCATCAACGGTCGTTCGACCGGCGCTTTCCGATGCTCAAAGACGTCGAACTGGAATACACATGGGGCGGCCCGCTGTGTCTGTCCGCGAACAACGGTGCGCTGTTTGGGCGCAGAGACGATGGCGTCTTTCAAGCGATCGGATGCAATGGCCTCGGTCTGAGCAGAGGCTCGGCATCCGGCAAGCTCATCGCCGAATATGCACTCGGCCAATCCGATGAACTCATTCGCCAGCTTTTGAATCAGCCGCATCCGCGCTCGCTGCCGGTCCGCCCGATTGCGGACGTAGCGGTTTCGGCGGCTATCTGGATGAAGGAATTTTCGGCGGGGGCCGAGCTTTAA